Genomic segment of Desulfarculaceae bacterium:
GGTCACCTTCTCGCCGGTCACCTCGGCGAAACCGCCGGCGACGGCCGCAAAGTCGGTGTCGTTGCCGTCCTTGAAGCGCATCTCGCCGACGGCCAACGAGGCCAGGAAGGGCACGTGGCCGTGCAGCACGCCGAACTCACCGTCCACGCCGGTGGCCACCACCACGTCCACTTCTTTGGACAACAGCAGCTTGTCCGGGGTGACCACTTCCAGCAGTATCTTGTTGGCCATGGGTATACCGTCCCCTCGCTAGGCTACTAGTCTTCGTCGCCCTTGAGCTGACGGGCGCGCTCCTCGGCCTCCTCGATGCCGCCGACCATATAGAAGGCCTGCTCGGGAAGGTCGTCGTGCTTGCCGTCCACGATCTCCTTGAAGCCGCGGATGGTCTCCTCCAGCTTCACGTACTTGCCGGGGGTGCCGGTGAAGGTCTCGGCAACGTGGAAGGGCTGGCTCAGGAAGCGCTGGATGCGCCGGGCGCGGGCCACGGTCAGCTTGTCCTCTTCCGAGAGCTCGTCCATACCCAGAATGGCGATGATGTCCTGGAGGTCTTTGTACTTCTGCAGGATCATCTGCACCTGGCGGGCGGTGTTGTAGTGCTCCTCGCCCAGGTAGTTGGGGTCGAGGATGCGGCTGGTCGAGTCCAGCGGGTCCACTGCGGGGTAGATGCCCAGCTCGGCGATCTGGCGCGAGAGCACCACGGTGCCGTCCAGGTGGGCAAAGGTGGTGGCCGGCGCGGGGTCGGTCAAGTCGTCCGCGGGCACGTACACGCACTGCACCGAGGTAATGGAACCCTTGGTGGTGGAGGTGATGCGCTCCTGCAGCTCGCCCAGGTCGGTACCCAGGGTGGGCTGATAACCCACGGCGGAAGGCATGCGGCCCAGAAGCGCCGACACCTCGGAACCCGCCTGGGTGAAGCGGAAGATGTTGTCGATGAACAGGAGCACGTCCTGGCCCTGCTCGTCGCGGTAGTACTCGGCCGCGGTAAGGGCGGAGATGGCCACGCGGGCGCGGGCGCCGGGAGGCTCGGTCATCTGACCGTAGATCAGGGCGGCCTTGTCGATAACGCCCGAATCCTTCATCTCGTGGTAGAGGTCGTTGCCCTCACGGGTGCGCTCGCCCACACCGGCGAACACCGAGATGCCGCCGTGCTGCATGGCGATGTTGTGGATCATTTCCATCATGATGACGGTCTTGCCCACGCCGGCGCCGCCGAACATGCCCATCTTGCCGCCGCGGGGGAAGGGCACCAGAAGGTCGATAACCTTCACGCCGGTCTCCAGCACGTTGACCGTGGTGTCCTGGTCGACGAGGGAGGGAGCGGGGCGGTGGATGGGGTAGTACTCGGTGGCTTCCACCGGGCCCAGGCCGTCCACGGGGCGGCCCACCACGTTGAGCACGCGGCCCAGGGTGGGGTTGCCCACGGGCATCATGATCGGCTCGCCGGTGTTCTTGACCGGCAGGCCGCGGGTAAGGCCCTCGGTGACGTCCATGGCGATGCAGCGCACCACGTTGTCGCCCAGGTGCTGCGCCACCTCCACCACCAGGTTATCTTCTTGATCGTTGATACCCGGGTTGGAGATCAAAAGGGCCGAGAGAATCTCGGGCAGTTGGCCGTCGGCGAACACGACGTCCACCACCGGGCCAATTACCTGAGTGATCTTTCCACTGTTAACTATTTCCATGACCAACCGGCCTCCTAAAGAGAAGCGTTAGCTATATAAATCCTTGTACCAGAGCCTAACCGGACTTCAGGGCCTCGGCGCCGCCCACGATGTCCATCAACTCCGCGGTGATGGCCGCCTGGCGGGCCTTGTTGAAGACCTGGGTCAGGTTCTGGATTAGTTCCTTGCAGTTCTTGGTGGCGTTGTCCATCGCCGCCATGCGGGCCCCGTTCTCGCTGGTGGAGGTCTCCAGCAAGCCGCTGTAAACCCGCACGTTTAGGTAGCGGGGCAACAGGTCCACCAGGATCTCCT
This window contains:
- a CDS encoding F0F1 ATP synthase subunit epsilon, which codes for MANKILLEVVTPDKLLLSKEVDVVVATGVDGEFGVLHGHVPFLASLAVGEMRFKDGNDTDFAAVAGGFAEVTGEKVTILAEAAELAREIDIDRAQRARERAQQRMEKARAEEMDYVRAEAALQRAMLRLRTAERASGPLG
- the atpD gene encoding F0F1 ATP synthase subunit beta; the encoded protein is MEIVNSGKITQVIGPVVDVVFADGQLPEILSALLISNPGINDQEDNLVVEVAQHLGDNVVRCIAMDVTEGLTRGLPVKNTGEPIMMPVGNPTLGRVLNVVGRPVDGLGPVEATEYYPIHRPAPSLVDQDTTVNVLETGVKVIDLLVPFPRGGKMGMFGGAGVGKTVIMMEMIHNIAMQHGGISVFAGVGERTREGNDLYHEMKDSGVIDKAALIYGQMTEPPGARARVAISALTAAEYYRDEQGQDVLLFIDNIFRFTQAGSEVSALLGRMPSAVGYQPTLGTDLGELQERITSTTKGSITSVQCVYVPADDLTDPAPATTFAHLDGTVVLSRQIAELGIYPAVDPLDSTSRILDPNYLGEEHYNTARQVQMILQKYKDLQDIIAILGMDELSEEDKLTVARARRIQRFLSQPFHVAETFTGTPGKYVKLEETIRGFKEIVDGKHDDLPEQAFYMVGGIEEAEERARQLKGDED